The Pseudomonas sp. R4-35-07 genome contains a region encoding:
- a CDS encoding DUF481 domain-containing protein gives MLSRTLLCLAVLSASTPLLADTVWLKNGDRLTGKIKVFDGGKLLIQTSYGGAIPVDWKQVKTLESDQELLVKQDAYAGEKAKSLKPAEDGKVVLANGEAPKTVDLASIQQILKPKPVIEDLVWKGNIDLALDYKRADKDTNDYDVDFKTSARHGQWRHTGKGEYNREFQDDVTTTDNWALEYDLDRFITEHWFWQGRLTYKRDKVEDLARQRTVGTGPGYQFWDDELGAFSLGSLINRTDYEYADGGKDNFYSLAMKWNYNRYLVGKTVEFFTNGELGKPIDGPAEYSLDAEMGLRYKVTEWASLNLKAERDVISGDSDSSLSKTRYTAGFGVAW, from the coding sequence ATGTTGTCCAGAACCCTGCTGTGCCTCGCTGTTCTCAGTGCTTCCACGCCCTTGCTCGCCGATACCGTCTGGTTGAAGAACGGTGACCGCCTGACCGGCAAGATCAAAGTCTTCGACGGCGGCAAGTTGCTGATCCAAACCAGCTACGGGGGCGCCATCCCGGTGGATTGGAAGCAGGTGAAAACCCTGGAGAGCGACCAGGAGTTGCTGGTCAAGCAGGACGCCTATGCCGGTGAAAAGGCCAAGTCCCTCAAGCCGGCGGAGGATGGCAAAGTCGTGCTGGCCAACGGCGAAGCGCCCAAGACCGTGGACTTGGCCAGTATCCAGCAAATCCTCAAGCCCAAGCCTGTGATCGAAGACCTGGTGTGGAAGGGCAACATCGACCTGGCGCTGGACTACAAGCGTGCCGACAAAGACACCAACGACTACGACGTCGACTTCAAGACCTCGGCCCGTCACGGCCAGTGGCGCCACACCGGCAAGGGCGAATACAACCGCGAATTCCAGGACGACGTCACCACCACCGACAACTGGGCGCTGGAATACGATCTGGACCGCTTCATCACCGAGCACTGGTTCTGGCAAGGCCGCCTGACCTACAAGCGCGACAAGGTTGAAGACCTGGCGCGCCAACGCACCGTCGGTACCGGCCCGGGCTATCAGTTCTGGGACGATGAACTGGGCGCGTTCTCCCTCGGCTCGCTGATCAACCGCACCGATTACGAATACGCCGATGGCGGCAAGGACAACTTCTATTCCCTGGCCATGAAGTGGAACTACAACCGCTACCTGGTAGGCAAGACCGTGGAATTCTTCACCAACGGCGAGCTGGGCAAGCCGATCGACGGTCCGGCCGAGTATTCCCTGGATGCCGAGATGGGCCTGCGCTACAAGGTCACCGAATGGGCCTCGCTCAATCTCAAGGCCGAGCGCGACGTCATCAGCGGCGATTCCGACAGCAGCCTGAGCAAGACCCGCTACACCGCAGGGTTTGGCGTGGCCTGGTAA
- a CDS encoding co-chaperone GroES — MKLRPLHDRVVIRRSEEEKKTAGGIVLPGSAAEKANHGVILAAGPGKALENGEVRALAVKVGDKVVFGPYSGSNTVKIDGEDLLVMAENEILAVLED; from the coding sequence ATGAAGCTTCGTCCTCTGCATGACCGCGTCGTCATCCGTCGCAGTGAAGAAGAAAAGAAAACCGCCGGCGGGATCGTCCTGCCAGGTTCGGCTGCTGAAAAAGCCAACCACGGTGTGATTCTTGCTGCGGGTCCAGGCAAGGCTCTGGAAAACGGTGAAGTACGTGCGCTGGCCGTGAAAGTGGGTGACAAGGTTGTTTTCGGCCCTTACTCCGGCAGCAACACTGTGAAAATCGACGGCGAAGACCTGCTGGTAATGGCTGAGAACGAAATTCTCGCCGTACTGGAAGACTGA
- a CDS encoding FxsA family protein — MRPFLLLFLLFPVLELFVFVQVSGAIGFFPALLLIILGSMLGVLVLRVAGLATALRARESLNRGELPAQTMLEGLMMALAGGLLILPGFISDVVGLVMLLPVTRKLLAGKMRQRAEEAALRQRAFADDLQPRGGPAPRQPLGREGDVIEGEFEHRDNK; from the coding sequence ATGCGCCCTTTTTTGTTGCTTTTTCTCTTGTTCCCGGTGCTGGAGCTGTTCGTATTCGTCCAAGTCAGCGGTGCGATTGGATTTTTCCCGGCTCTGCTGCTGATCATTCTCGGCTCGATGCTCGGCGTGCTGGTGCTGCGCGTCGCCGGGCTGGCGACGGCACTGCGTGCCCGTGAAAGCCTGAACCGCGGTGAGCTGCCCGCCCAGACCATGCTCGAAGGCCTGATGATGGCCCTGGCCGGTGGCCTGTTGATCCTGCCGGGTTTCATCAGCGACGTGGTGGGCCTGGTCATGCTGCTGCCGGTCACGCGCAAATTGCTGGCCGGCAAGATGCGCCAGCGTGCCGAAGAAGCGGCCCTGCGCCAGCGTGCTTTTGCCGACGACCTGCAACCCCGTGGCGGCCCGGCCCCGCGCCAGCCCTTGGGGCGTGAAGGCGATGTGATCGAAGGCGAATTCGAACACCGCGACAACAAATAA
- a CDS encoding HugZ family protein, whose translation MSAHVARNARELLLKEYRGALATQSKAMPGFPFGSVVPYCLDEQGHPLILISRIAQHTHNLQNDPKCSLLVGEREAADVQAVGRLTYLAQARKLEDEAAIDAAAERYYRYFPDSANYHKAHDFDFWVLQPVRHRYIGGFGAIHWVDHLTLANPFAGNAERSMIEHMNSDHAKAIAHYVNLAGLPTTEPAQLAGIDSEGMHLRVGQSLHWLPFGEPCNTPTQVREALVSLAHAESWPKKSDVSA comes from the coding sequence TTGAGCGCGCACGTTGCCAGGAACGCCCGAGAGCTGTTGCTCAAGGAATACCGTGGGGCCTTGGCCACACAATCCAAAGCCATGCCCGGTTTTCCCTTCGGTTCGGTCGTGCCGTACTGCCTCGACGAGCAGGGCCACCCGCTGATCCTGATCAGCCGCATCGCCCAGCACACCCACAACCTGCAGAACGACCCCAAGTGTTCGTTGCTGGTGGGTGAGCGCGAAGCGGCCGATGTGCAGGCCGTCGGACGCCTGACCTACCTGGCGCAAGCCCGGAAGCTGGAAGACGAAGCCGCCATCGACGCCGCTGCCGAGCGCTACTACCGCTACTTCCCGGACTCGGCCAACTACCACAAGGCCCACGATTTCGATTTCTGGGTGCTCCAGCCGGTGCGCCACCGGTATATCGGCGGGTTCGGCGCGATCCACTGGGTCGACCACCTGACCTTGGCCAATCCGTTCGCGGGCAACGCCGAACGCAGCATGATCGAACACATGAACAGCGATCACGCCAAGGCCATCGCCCATTACGTCAACCTTGCTGGTTTACCGACGACCGAGCCTGCGCAACTGGCCGGCATCGACAGCGAAGGCATGCACCTGCGTGTCGGCCAGTCGCTGCACTGGCTGCCGTTTGGCGAACCTTGCAACACGCCGACACAAGTACGCGAAGCCTTGGTTTCATTGGCTCACGCCGAATCCTGGCCGAAAAAATCAGACGTTAGTGCTTGA